Below is a genomic region from Lutra lutra chromosome 18, mLutLut1.2, whole genome shotgun sequence.
AAATGTGCAGTAATGATGGCTGGAAGCAGATCTTGTTGGCTTTTCATTTCtaaagagatggaggaagagagatttggaggggtggaggaggggggccCCGGGTGAAGCCAGGCAGGGGCGGGCAGGCTTTGTACTGTGAGGGGCTCATCATCATCTCTGTCCCCAAAATATCTGAGAAAAGCAGAGGGCACAGTTAAATAGGGCACCTCCCGGAGAAAACTCTTTCTGCGGGGGTGAGGCCTTCTGATGAACCCTTCTCTTCTGAGACTTCTCAGCAGGGATGGATGGTTTTTTGAACTGTACCCTGTCAAACCAGGCTAACTTGCTCTGCTTTTTGAGATGCTCTCGGTTTCTGAGCAAAGCTGTTACCGATGGGTAAATCCTCCACAATCAGGCCAGTGCATGGAATCGGTCTTATTTTCAGGAGGTAAGGAGGACAGAAGATCTATCTGAGTCCCTGCACCCTTGCATTCTTGGGCCATTACCGTCATGACTCCAGCTCCCTGCTACAGCCCCAAAGGGAAGGAAGTATGCTTGCAGGAAAAGGAATACTTTAGCACAAGCTTAAGTTCTGGCTACAAATCTCAGTGATCTCATGAACTGGACCAGGCCACGTCTAGCTTGGGCATCTCTGGTCTGAGCCAGTTAGAAGCAGGCCAAGTGGCCTCTATGGCTCCCTTTCCCTAGTTCTGTGATGAGTTTCTAGTCCATCTTGGTCCCACAGAGCTCACCAGagaattggaaaggaaagaaggagtgcTTACGGAGGTTGAGAGCACCTTTCGGAAGCTAAGAGTAGCTTCATgggcctcctttcctttcccccatccttccctccatctccttccttccttccctccttccaaaatttacattttaattccagtatagttaatccATTGGCTTTCTAAGGAGAGAGGAAGACCAGGCTTGACTGGGCTTTGGGGCCCCTCATACTCTAGGGACCCTTAGGAGAAGAGAAAGCCTGAAAAAATGACAAATCCAAACACAagaatccagggcgcctgggtagctcagtgggttaaagcctctgccttcagctcaggtcatgatctcagggtcctgggattgagccctgcatccagctctctgcttggtggggagcctgcttccccttctctctctgcctgcctctctgcctacttgtgatctctgtcaaataaataaataagatcttaaaaaaaaaaaaaaagacaagaatccATAAGGAGAAGGTGCCAAACAACCACATCCCCTTTGAACATCTTAGAGCACCATGTTGGAGGCACCCAAGGAGGTCCCTAACTGTCCCTCTAGAGAGAAACAGGAACGATAGGGTCAGGGAGAAGCCCTTTAGCAAATGTTGAATGATTGGGGAGTGAGTAGGCTGAATGAACGCCCTTTCTGGATTAACATCATAATCTAAACTCACTCCAAGAAGTCTAACacaatttagagaaaattataaTGTGAAGGTTCCTTTAGTTCAGGGCCTGAAATCTATCTTTATTTATACCAGTGGGCTTATTTAGGAAAGTTGTGAAGGCTTATTTAAGCTTGAGAAGAAGTAAGATTCCAACCAGGCAGAATGATCACTTTTGACTGTCTGTGCCTTTTGAGAATGTTTGTATTACCAGAGTCACATGACTGCAGGGTTGAGAGGTTCTTGAAAGATCCTTAGTCCCGCTGTTAGGAAACTATCCTATGGACACATGAACACACGTGCACTGGGATGCATGTGCATCCCAACCTTGCTggtaacaaaaataagaataaaaccaTGGAACCACCAAAATCCATCAACGGGGGTTTAGGAATTATAGTTCGTCTATATATGCAACTGGTAAAGGGGATGAGGGACAGGTGTGTAGGCTGTATCATTGGGTAAATAAAGCAAGTTGCTGaacactctgtgtgtgtgtgtgtgcgtgtgtaatGATCTCATTTGTGTGaaagagaagaatattttaaatatgcttataAATGCTTAGCGCAATTCTAAAAGAACACCGAAGAAACTGGGGACCAATTAAGTTCCTATTTTTACCTTCCAAACTGGGTGTCTTCCTATGAGCTTGTGTTTGGTATCCCTTACACAAGTCACCTGACACCTAAAATTAAATTTCGATTAAAACATACGTTTTAAAAAGTATACCCTGTCTGCAGAAGCTAGCGCCACCAAGAGGTCATCCTGGCTGTCTTTAAACCCTCCCAGTGATGGAGAACTTACTGCCTAGTAACTGTTAGAGGGCATTTTGAACAAGCCCGCAGGTGGTAATCAGTTCCTATTAAGACAAGACCTAcgagggtgcctgggaggctccgtgggttaaagcctctgccttcagctcaggtcatgatctcagggtcctgggatcgagccccgcatcgggctctctgctcagcagggagcctacttcctccccctgtctctgcctgcctctctgcttgcttgtgatctctgcctgtcaaataaattctaaaaaatcttaaaaaaaaaaaaaaagacaagacctAGGGACTGGCTCAGTCTGGACTCTCTCTCGATCACGACTtcttaagttcaagccccacgctggtcacagagattccttaaaataaataaaaattaaaaagagagagagagagagaaaagacctAGGTTTCCAGGGGGCTGATCTATCACGCCTGTCTTTAGGGTTCTGGAGCTGGACAGCGTACAATTCCGACAGctagttcttgtttttttgttgttttttttttttttttcagcttaaaagattatttttttgaagatatgAACAGAAACTAATTGGGGGAGGTATGTCCCCTGGCAAGAGCCTTCAAGAGACTAGAGGAACAGAATAAAAGACTTTCCAGGATGTCGTTTTAAGGAGGATATTAAGAGTCTATATCACAAAAGAGCCTTGTTTCCAGAGGAACCCGATCTGTACATGGGGATGGCACACTCAGAGCTAAAGAGCACACATGAATACGAGCACTGTTACACGGCCggaaaaagaaatcttgctaaATGGCAGGAAGAGAGTGATGGTCTGGACCAGGTCACCTGTGGGGAGTGCCAGGTCAAGGAACCGGGCTTGGTCTGGGTTTTGAGAAGTGGGGAATGTGGTTTGTGCAGGGGTAAGGGCTTTTGGCAAGGAAGGCAATGGCATGAACCGAGATGGGAACCCCCAGGGACAGTGAACACGAGCAGGTGACAGGGCAGGTGGAAGGTGTTGGGGGGACCCCTCTTTCCTTTTAGAGGGTGACGCCCAGGGGGAGAATTATGCCCTACCATGTGCGCCTTCTTGCAGAGGCCCAGTGGTCAGCCCCATGGACTCGCCCAGGGCAGGTCTTTGTGCCTTGGGCTTGTGGGCATACGTTTCATAAAGATCCCCTTTACTGGAGAAGTCTGTGGATGATGGGATTCTGATTTTCTACCACGTGAAACGTGGGAAGTAAAGACAGGGActcttttggaatattttaattaacttattttattatttttaaaaaatattttacttgtttatatatCAAAAGTGAAAAAAGCATATGATTCAACACAACTTCAAGAATGTTGGACCCCACACTTGGGTATCCTTATGGGGACTGTGTGTAGCTGTCACTGTCCAGTGCattaagagaaacaaacaaacaaagaacaaagatttttcactgaagagcatggggaggggttgtgggggaggcAGTTAGGGTCCTGTTTGggttacattcattcattcaacatctaTGTGCAATTCTTCAACAAACTGGGTCTTCATACCATGCCCCCAGCTCGTTGGCTTTCAGAAAGATTATCTAGCTAGGGTAGTTAAGTCCGAGCTCGtggtctctctcattctcctctctctctctcaatctctctccccctctctcacgTGTCCACTGCTCGCACACAGCAGCCGGAAATGACACATCGAAGTGAGTCACCAATGCGGCTGTGAATCACCCTGTAATTGGGGAAAGTTCTGTCCTGTTAGGTCGTGCAGCCCCTTGCTCTCCTGTTCctaaatatattggaaaattttGAAAGCACGCTGTCCTCGCTGTAATATCTCTGACCCACCTAATCCTTTTGGTCCCTAAAGTTAGATCATCTTGGCGGGGGTCTTCGCCATCGAGTGGTAGGGCCAGGACGGGAGAGGAACCACGGGGCTCAGGAAGCCACAAGGGGGCAGTGTGGGCCCCGCCACGCTTGCCGCCCAGAGGGGCAGCTAGTCAAGGGGCCAGACTCCTGAGAGGCAAGACACAGACCACCAGGGAACATGAGAAGCAAATTCATAGACTACGTTTTTCTTGAgggtcctctttctctctcacaagcACACAAGGACAAGGATGTGATTAAATACCCAAGCACACCCCTGgcatcccaccctccccaccgGGAGATTAGAGCCAAGAACCAGGCACGCATCTCACTTCTCTTCCTCCATTCCTGCAAAATGAAGTTAGTGGGAAGCAGAAACCTGCTCCTATGAGTAAACAAGTCACCTACACTCCAAAATAATATATGCACACTGTTTCTGGGGAGGGCGATGGCCAGGTCAGGGCGGGTCTCCACCCAGGGCCGCGAGACCCTCCGATCTGGGGCGGCGTAGACCTCGAACAGAAAGGGTGCCTCTCCCACTGGCCTTCTTTGGCCCGCCGCCAGCCTCCTCAGCAGTGGCAGACAGTGCAAGAGTGACAGCTACGTGCCTGGAACACAAATCGTTTCCACCAAGCACACAAAAGCTCCCGCAAGCCTTGGGGTGCCATCCTGCCGGGGTCTCGGCGGGGTCCAGGTCTGCAGACCCAGATGGGCAGAGCAGCTGCGCCAGTGGTTGTCCGAGGTTTACAGTCTGGTGTGGAGACCCAGCTGTGCTTCGGAGGTCTCTCCGGGGGGCTCCACCGTGGAGTTTTACTGAAAGGTCCTCTTCTCCATTCCTGGGAGAGGCTGAGGTCTGGGATGCAGATTCGAAAGATTTACcttttttcgttttttgttttgttttgttttgtttttccctaaagggcaaatgccttctttttctccagaaaaattaattaaaatatattttttttcctttagagttCCTTCTTCTTGGCTGTATCTCCAGTTCTGTCCCAGATGAGGGCTGCTGTTCTCGTGGTCAGGGTTCCATCACTTGGCCCATGAAAAGAACCGTTCCTGAGGATGGAAGATGCGTGGGAGATGAGAACGGGAAGAAAAGGCCCGGCTCACGCAGCCCCATGTTTATGGATGAACCGAGATGTGAGAACGTGAGTGAGCTGTCAGGAGTCACAGCTGCTGTTGTGACTAAGCTAGGGCTGGGGTCCTGGCACGGTGCTCTGTTGGTGACAGAGCGTTGTCCCTGAATGGAGGAGGTGAACCAGAGCTCTGGATTCTTTGTCTGGAGTCCTCCCGGGGTAGGAGGGAGTGTCTACACCTGTCTAGACTGGTGCCTGAGGCGAGaagatggggtgggggcggggggccgggCACATCGCGGCCTCGGCTCACCTGTGGGGTTGTGCCGCACCACGAAGAGGAAGGGTCTGTCCATGATGATCTCCTCGGGGGCCATTCGGGCTGAGACGATGATGGCTAAGAGAGAAGGAACAAGGTTCTAGAACAGAGGGACTGGGCGCTGGCGCCTAGACTGATCAGCAGGGATGCCCTGACACCAGCCTTCTGATGGTAGCCCTGGGGGTTGTCTAGGAGGCTTGGCTGTGAGCCTTAACAGTTGAGGGAagtcctcagaggcctggtggCCTCCAGGAGTTTCGCCGAGACCTGTCAGCTCCTCACAAACAACCATTTATGTAAGCCTTTGTAGAGCGTTTTGGTGAGCAAGTTCCTTAAGCTGACCAGCCACTGGGAGAAGAAGCCAGGCTTcctttgcggggtgggggggtgtgctTTTCACCTTCGGGGGACCTCTGGAGCCGTCGGGTCAGGGACTGGGCTCCAAGGCCAAGTGGGCCCAATTTCTAGGCTGAGAAACTCTGTTGGGGTCGGGGCGATGCCCTTGGCATCAGGGCGAGGAGGGGGGTGCCACTCCATGAGGGGAGCCTGGTAGAGCAGGGCCACGGGGTTCGCCCCAGATGTAGGCCCCTCCTGGAAGCCTTGGGCGGAGACCCCCCAGGCCTCACCTGAGCCTGACTCACCTGTAGAGGAGGACGCCACCGTGCCACTCTCGTTCACCTCGATCTTTACTTTCTGCAGCGCCTGGGACACGTACAGTGCCTCTTGATCTGAAACACAAGCGCATCCCAGGGCAGATCAGTTGGGGTTCTCAGAGACACACCCCTTTGTCCCCTTGGGGCCCCACAGTCTGCCAGCGGAAGAAAGCGGAAGGAAAATCTCCTACCTGAAAGACTGGAGAAGTCTGCCTGGTTTGGCCTGAACATGTCAGTCATCCCCAAGTTCTCCAGGGGTCCCCGGAGGTTGACTTCGCTCTCCAGGGAGAACCTGGAAACAGGAGCAGGAAACATCTCAGGCTCGGGCCTCCCCTTGTAGCTTCTCCCAGTCCCTGCCAGTGTAGCCCCCTCCGGGCCTGGCTGGCGGCCCAACAGGATGGGGACAGATGTGAAAGTGGAGGGAGGCTGGTCTTTTCAAATCTGTGTGGAAGGTCTAATAGAAATGAACAATGAATATTGTCTGCCATCTCCCCGCCGCCTCCCGCCTCCTCTGCCGGAACCTGGTCTGTAGACTGTGTTCCGGGGAGCTAATTCTGAAGAGGACTCCAGCTCTGGGGTCCCCCTGCTTCCCATCAGGGCTCTCATTCCCTCTGGGTTTCACTTTATAaggatgggggcgggggcggggcacgAGCATTCAAACCAGCAAAATTCTCCCCTTTCCCCAAGCCTGGAATTACAGCATCTGGAAATTTGGGGTCAGTGCAGTGGGAGGCTTCCCTACAATTCCGGAATGACCCAGCCTCAGCTTTCTCCACCCTCTGTGCTTCTgcagaaggatttttaaaatctcctttgttAGAAGCCAGCTAGAAGCTGCTCGGGCTCCTTTTGTCTCCATTGTTTGGATGTTGACTTGAGCCGAGGGGGGTGGGAAAGGGTCTTTCAAAGGCCGATCtggccccccacctccaccattTCTCTGGCTCTTCCTTCGGCTGGCTTTGGCCTGGTATGCTgagggtgggcagggtgggggcacgGTCTAGAAAGACTCCCCGCCGCCCTCCAGTGGAAACAGGAGATGGGAGGATGAGCGGAATCTTAATCAAACCCAGGCCAGAGTGTTTCCCATCAGCTTCCCACACATGTCCCTGCCCTGCAAATGTCACATCTGGGAAACTGGAGGTGGGCCTTTCAgggagccctgggggaggggagggggcacatAGAGGGGGTTTGGGGAAGGATTGGCAACGGTGGTGAGAGCAAGAGGTGACTTACTTGGGCAGAACCAGGAGGCGGAGCCGTCTGGTCATATTCCCTTTCCACTGGCTGATGAGCTGGGCATCCAGGATGTTGGTGAGGGCAGAAAGAGGCACGTCTTTTTCATAGGGAGCAGCAATGAACATGCTGAGCGTGTCTCCGTGATAGGGCAGTTCCAGGATGTCGTAATAATGGCCATCGGGGGTAGAAAACTCGGCTGCGAAGACACCGGATTGGCGCACTGATAATGGCTTCTGCTTTTGTTGGTTCTCACCCAGCACTGGGTTTTCAACGAGTTTGGTCTCTTCTGCTCTTTCTGGAAGCCAGCTTTCTACTGGGCTTTGGAGGCTCCCCCAGTCAAAGTTTTTAATCcccatttccctcctcttctgctaATTCAGTGTCATCTGGTTACCCTGTCTCCTTTTGGGCTTCTTGGCCTTCACTCCCGTGTCCCCCACACCCAACCACTAATTCAtcctcattcttttctccttcagctCAACGTCCATCTGTACAGGCCTTCCCCCTGGAGGATTTGTGAGCCCCCCTTTGTAATCATACTAGAAACATTCGACTGGAGACAGAGATCAGGCGGTCATATGTGGGCTGGAGGGACTTTCTGGATGTCAGCTTTGTCTTGCATGAGCTAAAGCTACATTTGGCTGCTCCCGCTATCCCAACAGCTCCTGCTTGAGGAGTCTTTGGCAAAGCTGGGCTATATTCGGGACTTTCTCCTCCCTGGGAGGGGATCCCCCTGGGGGGATGAGGTATAGTAGTGCTGGGACTTTTGGAAGAAGGTCTTGAACTTACTGTAGTTGAACTTGTTGGTCTGAGCCATCATGGGCACAGAGACGGTGCTGCCATCAGATTTGTGGAAGAGGCGGTGGTGGGTGCCTGACTTGGGGAAGGGGGTCTTCCACTGGCCGTTGAAGTAGAGGGCATTCACCAGCATCAGGCGCGTCAGCTGGTCCACAGTCCCTCTGCCCAGCAGGTCGCCAATCATGCCTGCGAGAAAGCCAGGTAAGCGGTGATGGGGTCAGATAGGTTTCAGTCCTATTAGCAGGTTTCCTTCAGTCCTCAGATTGGATGTGTGTCTTTGAGGCAGACTAGGGGTGTGAGTGAGCAGGGCTAGCTATGTTCCACCTGTTCTGTCTTCCTAGGAGTCTCGGGAGAGCTTCCCGCCCAGCACACGCTCTGCTGCTGGGATCCCATCTGGGATCAGACTCAGAGAGAAGTCTTCCCTAACTTTGGCTTTTCCCTTGCTTTTCTCCCTAAGCTGTAGTCTGGGAGAGCTGTGTTCTTGTGCTCATtaccgttctttttttttttttaagaatttatttatttatttgacagagagagatcacaagtagacagagaggcaggcagagagagagagagagagggaagcagtctccctgctgagtagagagcccgatgcgggactcaatcccaggaccctgagatcatgacctgagccgaaggcaggggcttaacccactgagccacccaggagtcccgcTCATGACCGTTCTTATGACATCTCACAGCCCTTTTGAGCACCCTTAGAGGGCCTACTTATGGAAACAGAGATGCTCTGGTTCTTCTCTAAGAACCAGCGCCTGACCCGTCTACAGAGAAGAGCACGCTGGCAAGGAGAGACTGGGCTGCTGGGGATCTGTTTCCTCTGCGGCCCTCAGGCCCAGCCCCCTGTCCCTGCCAGCTCACCTTTTGTGTGTCGCTTCACCCAGTCGTTGACGATGAACCTGGCTCTCTCCACCTCTGAGAAGTCCACCTGCTTGACTGTGGTTCGGAACAGCCTGAAGAAGTAGGGCATGAAGCCGTGAACCAGCTTCAGATCCCGCTGGACGAAGATGGCGTCTGCTGTGCTGATGTCATCCTTGTTCCACGGCCCCATGAGTTCCTTGTATAGCTGGCGGAGGGCAGGTGCCATGCCCTTCTCTGTGCCCGGACAGGACAGAGAGGACACATCAGCTTATGTTAAGCCAAGGGCGCCCCTTTGGGCCAAGTTTCCCCACGAGAGAGGCCCAATCCCGCCCGTCTGAATGGGGCTCTTCTGCTTCCTGGGGACCTCTGGAGGGAATTATCCTTCCAAATCTTAatctcttcttcatctccctcttctcctcaaAAATCTCAGGTCCCCACCCTTTTGTGGGTTCGAatatctttctctccttttaggTCATGAaccctacatttttttcttatcgGCATAATAGCGATGAGAAGCGTTTCACCCGCACAATTCGATTGAACCCTCACGGCAGCTCTGTGTGGGAGATAATTTTCTTgtccctattttgcagatgaggaaacaggtccaCAGGGGATGAAGGCCGTGCAGTTAATAAGCCACATCCCCTGACCCGTACTCCCGGTGACCGACTCGGCCCCATGACACAGGGTGTCCAGGGAAATGGGGCACAGGAGGTGACTCGGCTCAGCTGGGGCTGGCCATCCCCCTGCTTCTGGTTGGTGACGCCCCTGTCCTGAGAAGACAGGGTGAGCACCCGCCCGCCCCCCGCTCTGCCCCATCTCTCACCATCAATCTGGAACCGCATGGCCTCTTGGATTTGCTGCCGGGTCTCTCCTGCTGTGGTCAGCTGCAACATGGCCAGGACAGAGGCCACCCCATAGGGGGAGAAAACCATGTTGCGGTCCTTGGAGGCCTGTGCCACCTGCTTAAACACTTTCACTCCGAAGTCTGTGGCCAGTTCCGCTGCCCGAGTCTCGTGGAGGTAGGAGGCCGATGCTTCACCAAAGACaagggccaggcccagggcaaGGCAGACTGTAGACATCTGCATCCTAGAGCAAGCGGAAAAGAATCTGGTGAGGGGAGAGTTCTGGAagaggggtgggtggggcggggagaTGGGCCcccctgccaggggccaggctcccTGTGTTTGCCATGGGCGGGTGATGCGTGAACACAAGGAAGAGACCCTGAGGGCCCGATTCTGAGCCTTTACCCTCCGTCTCAGCCCCACGGAGTCCCAGGTGTGGTTCTCCCTGTGGGACTCCAGCAGCTCCCTAGCAGCACCCTGCAGTGTCTCTCcttttggggggggcggggagggcaaaAGGCTAAATTATAATACTGCCTTTGATTTGCATAATGTTTTTGATTCTCTTCTAATGTTTTCAccactattcattcattcaagttagcaggcatgaaaagcCCCTTCCCAGATGAGGGCAGGGAGTCCTCATGCAGAAGGACAGAGAATCCAGGCCCTTGTTTCCGGGCGGTGGGGTTGTGGGTCCGGCCCCGCCACCGTACATCAACTCAGATCGGCAGGTTTCCagtggagagaaaagaggaaaagcgGGGATTGTGGATGGAAGGCATTTCGTGGGAGGCGTTTCGCAATCCGAGGAAGAGACGGAGAGGtatggttttttttctctcttacctGAAGTTCTCAAAGGTGCCTTGTGATTGCTGGTctgtcctgctgctgctgctgctgctgacagTGGCGATTCTGCTGCTGCCAGAGGGGGTGTGGCTCCCCTGACAGTGCTCGTGGCCCCGCAGCCGGACGCAGCTGTGTTCCTCGGCAGCCTGCTACCTCCCTTTATACCACTGTGGGCAGGAAATAGATGAACTCATGGCTAAGCCCCACCCACTTTCTGGATCTGGAAGTCCGGCCAGGccccctctgcacctccctctgcCAAACTCGCTGAGGCATGTGTGTGCGtgctactgtgtgtgtgtacgtgtgtgagtGGGGTCAGGAACA
It encodes:
- the SERPINE1 gene encoding plasminogen activator inhibitor 1 translates to MQMSTVCLALGLALVFGEASASYLHETRAAELATDFGVKVFKQVAQASKDRNMVFSPYGVASVLAMLQLTTAGETRQQIQEAMRFQIDEKGMAPALRQLYKELMGPWNKDDISTADAIFVQRDLKLVHGFMPYFFRLFRTTVKQVDFSEVERARFIVNDWVKRHTKGMIGDLLGRGTVDQLTRLMLVNALYFNGQWKTPFPKSGTHHRLFHKSDGSTVSVPMMAQTNKFNYTEFSTPDGHYYDILELPYHGDTLSMFIAAPYEKDVPLSALTNILDAQLISQWKGNMTRRLRLLVLPKFSLESEVNLRGPLENLGMTDMFRPNQADFSSLSDQEALYVSQALQKVKIEVNESGTVASSSTAIIVSARMAPEEIIMDRPFLFVVRHNPTGTVLFMGQVMEP